Proteins from one Brassica napus cultivar Da-Ae unplaced genomic scaffold, Da-Ae ScsIHWf_1046;HRSCAF=1464, whole genome shotgun sequence genomic window:
- the LOC111208077 gene encoding uncharacterized protein LOC111208077 isoform X1 — MTLRPSFRSRGNPSKAASASRGSDRNQGGSFLISMKEVLDDGGSKPVVETTPTEVVAQDAAPLPEVQVPEADYQAPKGTSEVEPSRHKRPRTDQGGAPTRSSSSSSRGGTVGWSFTHSKPGSILDDSWGLAAIMRHLKSVGCPLPALKDLTNRDEYLDIAHCMGQLAGAVNRAQLRFENALCAAPNAGELAEVTEMVKAAKADLDQARVRISELEAEVTRLGSKADAQQGEIESQKLDIQVKSRRINDLEAARKIAEHQVRELIASSQDSQKNKEAEVKLAVREGKKEVAEAYGKILVCVKEKFARKKDEVNALVYAQELQANADLLKDMLNNKIQSVEEEYNQLVALLPEATTAYEKAQVSDFSVSKLPLPQISESSAPVEAAIGGDGNVVDEGVPAGAGDPIQEEKED, encoded by the exons ATGACTCTGCGACCATCATTCCGTTCTAGGGGTAACCCCTCTAAAGCTGCCAGTGCTTCTCGTGGAAGCGACAGGAACCAAGGAGGATCGTTCCTTATCTCAATGAAGGAAGTTTTGGACGACGGAGGATCCAAACCTGTTGTCGAGACTACTCCAACTGAGGTTGTAGCTCAGGATGCTGCTCCTCTCCCTGAGGTCCAGGTGCCGGAGGCTGACTACCAGGCTCCGAAGGGTACCTCTGAGGTCGAGCCGTCGAGACACAAGAGGCCCAGGACCGATCAGGGCGGAGCTCCCACccgttcttcttcctcgtcctctagaGGAGGGACTGTTGGGTGGAGCTTTACCCATTCGAAGCCTGGGTCGATCCTGGACGACTCTTGGGGCCTAGCTGCGATAATGAGGCACCTGAAGAGCGTGGGATGTCCCCTTCCAGCGCTCAAGGACCTGACTAACCGAGATGAGTATCTCGATATTGCCCACTGTATGGGTCAG TTGGCTGGGGCTGTTAACAGGGCCCAGCTCAGGTTTGAGAATGCTCTGTGTGCTGCCCCCAATGCTGGTGAACTTGCTGAGGTTACCGAGATGGTTAAGGCAGCCAAAGCCGATCTTGACCAAGCCCGGGTTCGAATTTCTGAACTCGAAGCCGAAGTGACGAGGCTAGGCTCGAAGGCCGATGCTCAGCAAGGAGAGATCGAGAGTCAAAAGCTCGATATCCAGGTGAAGAGCAGGAGGATCAATGATTTGGAGGCTGCTCGAAAGATAGCTGAGCATCAAGTACGTGAGCTCATTGCCTCATCCCAGGATAGCCAGAAGAACAAGGAAGCTGAAGTCAAGCTGGCTGTCAGGGAAGGGAAGAAAGAAGTCGCCGAAGCTTACGGCAAGATCCTGGTCTGTGTTAAGGAGAAGTTTGCTAGGAAGAAAGATGAGGTCAACGCCTTGGTGTACGCTCAGGAGCTCCAAGCTAATGCCGACCTCTTGAAGGATATGCTGAACAACAAGATCCAAAGCGTTGAAGAGGAGTACAACCAATTGGTGGCCTTATTACCAGAAGCGACAACTGCGTATGAGAAGGCTCAAGTCTCTGACTTCTCGGTCAGCAAGCTTCCTCTTCCCCAGATCTCGGAGAGTTCAG CTCCAGTCGAGGCAGCAATAGGAGGTGATGGCAATGTGGTCGATGAGGGAGTTCCTGCCGGTGCTGGTGATCCGATTcaggaagagaaggaagattga
- the LOC111208077 gene encoding uncharacterized protein LOC111208077 isoform X2, which produces MTLRPSFRSRGNPSKAASASRGSDRNQGGSFLISMKEVLDDGGSKPVVETTPTEVVAQDAAPLPEVQVPEADYQAPKGTSEVEPSRHKRPRTDQGGAPTRSSSSSSRGGTVGWSFTHSKPGSILDDSWGLAAIMRHLKSVGCPLPALKDLTNRDEYLDIAHCMGQLAGAVNRAQLRFENALCAAPNAGELAEVTEMVKAAKADLDQARVRISELEAEVTRLGSKADAQQGEIESQKLDIQVKSRRINDLEAARKIAEHQVRELIASSQDSQKNKEAEVKLAVREGKKEVAEAYGKILVCVKEKFARKKDEVNALVYAQELQANADLLKDMLNNKIQSVEEEYNQLVALLPEATTAYEKAQVSDFSVSKLPLPQISESSVEAAIGGDGNVVDEGVPAGAGDPIQEEKED; this is translated from the exons ATGACTCTGCGACCATCATTCCGTTCTAGGGGTAACCCCTCTAAAGCTGCCAGTGCTTCTCGTGGAAGCGACAGGAACCAAGGAGGATCGTTCCTTATCTCAATGAAGGAAGTTTTGGACGACGGAGGATCCAAACCTGTTGTCGAGACTACTCCAACTGAGGTTGTAGCTCAGGATGCTGCTCCTCTCCCTGAGGTCCAGGTGCCGGAGGCTGACTACCAGGCTCCGAAGGGTACCTCTGAGGTCGAGCCGTCGAGACACAAGAGGCCCAGGACCGATCAGGGCGGAGCTCCCACccgttcttcttcctcgtcctctagaGGAGGGACTGTTGGGTGGAGCTTTACCCATTCGAAGCCTGGGTCGATCCTGGACGACTCTTGGGGCCTAGCTGCGATAATGAGGCACCTGAAGAGCGTGGGATGTCCCCTTCCAGCGCTCAAGGACCTGACTAACCGAGATGAGTATCTCGATATTGCCCACTGTATGGGTCAG TTGGCTGGGGCTGTTAACAGGGCCCAGCTCAGGTTTGAGAATGCTCTGTGTGCTGCCCCCAATGCTGGTGAACTTGCTGAGGTTACCGAGATGGTTAAGGCAGCCAAAGCCGATCTTGACCAAGCCCGGGTTCGAATTTCTGAACTCGAAGCCGAAGTGACGAGGCTAGGCTCGAAGGCCGATGCTCAGCAAGGAGAGATCGAGAGTCAAAAGCTCGATATCCAGGTGAAGAGCAGGAGGATCAATGATTTGGAGGCTGCTCGAAAGATAGCTGAGCATCAAGTACGTGAGCTCATTGCCTCATCCCAGGATAGCCAGAAGAACAAGGAAGCTGAAGTCAAGCTGGCTGTCAGGGAAGGGAAGAAAGAAGTCGCCGAAGCTTACGGCAAGATCCTGGTCTGTGTTAAGGAGAAGTTTGCTAGGAAGAAAGATGAGGTCAACGCCTTGGTGTACGCTCAGGAGCTCCAAGCTAATGCCGACCTCTTGAAGGATATGCTGAACAACAAGATCCAAAGCGTTGAAGAGGAGTACAACCAATTGGTGGCCTTATTACCAGAAGCGACAACTGCGTATGAGAAGGCTCAAGTCTCTGACTTCTCGGTCAGCAAGCTTCCTCTTCCCCAGATCTCGGAGAGTTCAG TCGAGGCAGCAATAGGAGGTGATGGCAATGTGGTCGATGAGGGAGTTCCTGCCGGTGCTGGTGATCCGATTcaggaagagaaggaagattga